A section of the Malus sylvestris chromosome 17, drMalSylv7.2, whole genome shotgun sequence genome encodes:
- the LOC126609887 gene encoding exportin-T-like isoform X1, protein MDDLEKAVLILFDESGTVDSELKQKAKDYCDKIKEEQAICSVCIERLCFSNLVQVQFWCLQALHEVIRVRYSSTSLDEKFFIRKSVFSIACLGGFDDKSTVRVLEGPAFIKNKLAQVLVTLIYYEYPLIWSSVFVDFLSQLNKGAVLIDMFCRVLNALDEEVINLDYPRTPEELSVAAGIKDAMRQQCVAQIVRAWYEIVSMYRKSDEELCASVLESMRRFISWIDIGLIVNDAFIPLLFELVLVDGLSEQLRSAAAGCLSAVVLKRMDPQAKLPLLQSLQMHRVFGLVAQDNDSELVSNIAALLTGYAVEVLECFKRLNSEDAKGISMELLNEVLPSVFYVMQNCELDSAFSIVQFLSGYVGTMKTLSSLRETQVGHVGQILEVIHSQIRYDPMYRENLDILDKIGKEEEDRMVEFRKDLFMLLRNVGRVAPDVTQIFIRNSLATAVGSSLDWNVEEVEVALSLFYAFGESINGEAIRTGSGLLGELVPMLLSTRFLCHSNRLVALVYLETVMRYMKFVQENTQYIHLVLAAFLDERGIRHPNVNVSRRAGYVFMRVVKLLRVKLVPFIENILQNLQDTVAGFTRMDYTSKELSGSEDGSHIFEAIGLLIGMEDVPPAKQSDYLSSLLTPLCQQVEALLMNAKVLTPEEAPQKFANIKQIIVAINSLSKGFSERLVTASRPALGLMFTETLDVLLQVLVVFPNVETLRSKVTSFVHRMVDTLGASVFPYLPKALEHLLVDSEPKELVGLLLLLNQLICKFNTLFRDILDEVFPAITGRILNIIPVDTLPSGPGFNTEENRELQELQRTLYTFLHVITTHDLSSVFLSPKSRIYLEPIMQLLLFTSCKHKDILVRKACVQIFIRLIKDWCAMPNGEEKVPGFQSFIIETFATNCCLYSLLDTSFEFRDANTLVLFGEIVLAQKVMFEKFGNDFLAHFVSKGFPAAHCPQDLAEKYCQQLQGSDIKALKSFYQSLIESLRRQQNGSLVVR, encoded by the exons ATGGATGATCTCGAAAAAGCAGTACTTATATTGTTTGATGAGTCGGGCACCGTTGATTCCGAGCTGAAACAGAAGGCAAAAGATTACTGTGATAAAATTAAGGAAGAACAGGCGATATGTAGTGTCTGTATTGAGAGGTTGTGCTTTTCGAATTTAGTTCAAGTTCAGTTTTGGTGCTTACAGGCTCTGCATGAGGTTATTAGAGTCCGGTACTCGTCGACGAGTCTAGATGAGAAGTTTTTTATCAGGAAGTCGGTGTTTTCGATTGCATGTCTTGGTGGGTTTGATGATAAGAGTACTGTTAGGGTTTTAGAAGGTCCTGCATTTATAAAGAATAAACTTGCTCAGGTTTTGGTGACTTTGATTTACTATGAGTACCCATTGATTTGGTCGTCGgtgtttgttgattttttgtCACAACTGAATAAAGGGGCAGTGTTGATTGATATGTTCTGCCGGGTTTTGAATGCTTTGGATGAGGAAGTGATTAATTTGGACTACCCTCGGACACCGGAGGAACTATCAGTGGCAGCGGGGATTAAGGATGCTATGAGGCAGCAGTGTGTAGCACAAATAGTTAGAGCCTGGTACGAGATTGTGTCTATGTATAGGAAGTCTGATGAAGAGCTTTGTGCTAGTGTATTAGAATCAATGAGGAGGTTTATCTCTTGGATTGATATTGGTTTAATTGTGAATGATGCCTTTATCCCGTTATTGTTTGagttggttttggttgatgggCTCTCTGAACAACTCCGTAGTGCTGCAGCTGGATGTTTGTCAGCAGTAGTATTGAAAAGGATGGATCCACAGGCAAAACTACCGCTTTTGCAAAGTCTTCAAATGCATCGGGTTTTTGGACTAGTAGCTCAGGATAATGACTCAGAGTTGGTATCTAATATAGCTGCATTGCTTACTGGGTATGCGGTTGAGGTTCTTGAGTGCTTTAAACGGTTGAATTCTGAGGATGCCAAGGGTATTTCAATGGAGCTCTTGAATGAAGTTTTGCCCTCTGTATTTTATGTCATGCAGAACTGTGAGTTGGACTCGGCATTTAGCATTGTGCAATTTCTTTCAGGTTATGTTGGCACAATGAAGACTCTTTCCTCATTGAGGGAAACACAGGTGGGTCATGTAGGTCAGATTTTGGAAGTGATCCATTCACAGATCCGCTATGATCCTATGTACCGTGAAAATCTAGATATATTGGATAAAATTGGAAAAGAGGAGGAAGATAGGATGGTGGAGTTTAGAAAGGATTTGTTTATGCTGCTGCGTAATGTAGGTCGTGTAGCACCTGATGTCACTCAGATATTTATTAGAAACTCATTGGCTACTGCTGTTGGATCATCCTTAGACTGGAATGTTGAAGAGGTGGAAGTTGCACTTTCTCTTTTCTATGCATTTGGCGAGTCAATAAATGGTGAGGCAATTAGAACTGGGAGTGGTCTATTGGGTGAATTGGTACCAATGCTTTTATCTACAAGGTTCCTTTGCCATTCAAATAGGCTAGTTGCACTGGTGTATCTAGAGACAGTAATGAGATACATGAAGTTTGTTCAGGAGAATACCCAATATattcacttggttttggctGCCTTTCTTGATGAAAGGGGTATACGCCATCCAAATGTCAATGTGAGTAGAAGGGCGGGTTATGTGTTTATGAGGGTTGTGAAATTGCTGAGAGTGAAGCTTGTGCCTTTCATAGAAAATATTTTGCAG AATTTACAAGATACAGTTGCTGGGTTTACAAGAATGGATTATACATCAAAAGAGCTTTCAGGATCTGAAGATGGTAGTCACATTTTTGAG GCAATTGGTTTATTGATTGGCATGGAAGATGTACCACCAGCAAAGCAGTCTGATTATCTCTCTTCACTTCTCACTCCTCTTTGTCAGCAG GTTGAAGCATTGCTCATGAATGCCAAAGTACTGACTCCAGAAGAGGCACCTCAAAAATTTGCTAATATTAAGCAGATAATTGTGGCAATTAATTCTCTTAGCAAG GGCTTCAGCGAGCGTCTTGTGACTGCTAGTCGCCCTGCACTTGGTCTCATGTTCACGGAG ACATTAGATGTTCTTCTTCAAGTACTAGTGGTGTTTCCTAATGTAGAGACTTTGCGCAGTAAG GTAACATCATTTGTACACCGCATGGTGGACACTCTAGGAGCATCTGTTTTTCCTTACCTCCCAAAGGCACTGGAGCACTTGCTTGTGGATAGTGAG CCAAAGGAATTGGTTGGTTTGCTTCTATTGCTCAATCAACTGATATGCAAGTTCAACACATTATTCCGTGACATACTGGATGAAGTATTTCCTGCTATAACTGGTAGGATATTAAATATTATTCCGGTAGACACACTCCCTTCAGGACCTGGATTCAATACTGAG GAAAATCGGGAATTGCAAGAACTTCAGCGAACATTATATACATTTCTTCATGTGATAACTACACATGATCTATCTTCTGTATTCCTATCCCCCAAGAGTAGGATCTACTTAGAACCAATTATGCAGTTGCTGTTGTTCACGTCTTGTAAGCACAAGGATATTCTTGTAAGAAAG GCATGCGTACAGATATTTATTAGGCTGATTAAGGATTGGTGCGCGATGCCTAATGGCGAAGAAAAG GTACCTGGTTTCCAGAGTTTTATAATAGAGACCTTTGCTACGAACTGTTGTTTGTACAGCCTGCTGGACACCTCTTTCGAATTTCGTGATGCAAATACT CTCGTTTTGTTTGGAGAAATTGTACTGGCTCAGAAGGTTATGTTTGAAAAGTTTGGCAATGATTTTCTAGCTCACTTTGTCTCAAAGGGTTTTCCAGCAGCACATTGCCCCCAAGATTTGGCTGAGAAATATTGCCAGCAGCTGCAG GGTAGTGATATAAAGGCTTTGAAGTCATTCTACCAGTCACTTATCGAAAGTTTGAGACGTCAGCAGAATGGGAGCCTTGTTGTCAGATAG
- the LOC126609887 gene encoding exportin-T-like isoform X2, with protein MDDLEKAVLILFDESGTVDSELKQKAKDYCDKIKEEQAICSVCIERLCFSNLVQVQFWCLQALHEVIRVRYSSTSLDEKFFIRKSVFSIACLGGFDDKSTVRVLEGPAFIKNKLAQVLVTLIYYEYPLIWSSVFVDFLSQLNKGAVLIDMFCRVLNALDEEVINLDYPRTPEELSVAAGIKDAMRQQCVAQIVRAWYEIVSMYRKSDEELCASVLESMRRFISWIDIGLIVNDAFIPLLFELVLVDGLSEQLRSAAAGCLSAVVLKRMDPQAKLPLLQSLQMHRVFGLVAQDNDSELVSNIAALLTGYAVEVLECFKRLNSEDAKGISMELLNEVLPSVFYVMQNCELDSAFSIVQFLSGYVGTMKTLSSLRETQVGHVGQILEVIHSQIRYDPMYRENLDILDKIGKEEEDRMVEFRKDLFMLLRNVGRVAPDVTQIFIRNSLATAVGSSLDWNVEEVEVALSLFYAFGESINGEAIRTGSGLLGELVPMLLSTRFLCHSNRLVALVYLETVMRYMKFVQENTQYIHLVLAAFLDERGIRHPNVNVSRRAGYVFMRVVKLLRVKLVPFIENILQNLQDTVAGFTRMDYTSKELSGSEDGSHIFEAIGLLIGMEDVPPAKQSDYLSSLLTPLCQQGFSERLVTASRPALGLMFTETLDVLLQVLVVFPNVETLRSKVTSFVHRMVDTLGASVFPYLPKALEHLLVDSEPKELVGLLLLLNQLICKFNTLFRDILDEVFPAITGRILNIIPVDTLPSGPGFNTEENRELQELQRTLYTFLHVITTHDLSSVFLSPKSRIYLEPIMQLLLFTSCKHKDILVRKACVQIFIRLIKDWCAMPNGEEKVPGFQSFIIETFATNCCLYSLLDTSFEFRDANTLVLFGEIVLAQKVMFEKFGNDFLAHFVSKGFPAAHCPQDLAEKYCQQLQGSDIKALKSFYQSLIESLRRQQNGSLVVR; from the exons ATGGATGATCTCGAAAAAGCAGTACTTATATTGTTTGATGAGTCGGGCACCGTTGATTCCGAGCTGAAACAGAAGGCAAAAGATTACTGTGATAAAATTAAGGAAGAACAGGCGATATGTAGTGTCTGTATTGAGAGGTTGTGCTTTTCGAATTTAGTTCAAGTTCAGTTTTGGTGCTTACAGGCTCTGCATGAGGTTATTAGAGTCCGGTACTCGTCGACGAGTCTAGATGAGAAGTTTTTTATCAGGAAGTCGGTGTTTTCGATTGCATGTCTTGGTGGGTTTGATGATAAGAGTACTGTTAGGGTTTTAGAAGGTCCTGCATTTATAAAGAATAAACTTGCTCAGGTTTTGGTGACTTTGATTTACTATGAGTACCCATTGATTTGGTCGTCGgtgtttgttgattttttgtCACAACTGAATAAAGGGGCAGTGTTGATTGATATGTTCTGCCGGGTTTTGAATGCTTTGGATGAGGAAGTGATTAATTTGGACTACCCTCGGACACCGGAGGAACTATCAGTGGCAGCGGGGATTAAGGATGCTATGAGGCAGCAGTGTGTAGCACAAATAGTTAGAGCCTGGTACGAGATTGTGTCTATGTATAGGAAGTCTGATGAAGAGCTTTGTGCTAGTGTATTAGAATCAATGAGGAGGTTTATCTCTTGGATTGATATTGGTTTAATTGTGAATGATGCCTTTATCCCGTTATTGTTTGagttggttttggttgatgggCTCTCTGAACAACTCCGTAGTGCTGCAGCTGGATGTTTGTCAGCAGTAGTATTGAAAAGGATGGATCCACAGGCAAAACTACCGCTTTTGCAAAGTCTTCAAATGCATCGGGTTTTTGGACTAGTAGCTCAGGATAATGACTCAGAGTTGGTATCTAATATAGCTGCATTGCTTACTGGGTATGCGGTTGAGGTTCTTGAGTGCTTTAAACGGTTGAATTCTGAGGATGCCAAGGGTATTTCAATGGAGCTCTTGAATGAAGTTTTGCCCTCTGTATTTTATGTCATGCAGAACTGTGAGTTGGACTCGGCATTTAGCATTGTGCAATTTCTTTCAGGTTATGTTGGCACAATGAAGACTCTTTCCTCATTGAGGGAAACACAGGTGGGTCATGTAGGTCAGATTTTGGAAGTGATCCATTCACAGATCCGCTATGATCCTATGTACCGTGAAAATCTAGATATATTGGATAAAATTGGAAAAGAGGAGGAAGATAGGATGGTGGAGTTTAGAAAGGATTTGTTTATGCTGCTGCGTAATGTAGGTCGTGTAGCACCTGATGTCACTCAGATATTTATTAGAAACTCATTGGCTACTGCTGTTGGATCATCCTTAGACTGGAATGTTGAAGAGGTGGAAGTTGCACTTTCTCTTTTCTATGCATTTGGCGAGTCAATAAATGGTGAGGCAATTAGAACTGGGAGTGGTCTATTGGGTGAATTGGTACCAATGCTTTTATCTACAAGGTTCCTTTGCCATTCAAATAGGCTAGTTGCACTGGTGTATCTAGAGACAGTAATGAGATACATGAAGTTTGTTCAGGAGAATACCCAATATattcacttggttttggctGCCTTTCTTGATGAAAGGGGTATACGCCATCCAAATGTCAATGTGAGTAGAAGGGCGGGTTATGTGTTTATGAGGGTTGTGAAATTGCTGAGAGTGAAGCTTGTGCCTTTCATAGAAAATATTTTGCAG AATTTACAAGATACAGTTGCTGGGTTTACAAGAATGGATTATACATCAAAAGAGCTTTCAGGATCTGAAGATGGTAGTCACATTTTTGAG GCAATTGGTTTATTGATTGGCATGGAAGATGTACCACCAGCAAAGCAGTCTGATTATCTCTCTTCACTTCTCACTCCTCTTTGTCAGCAG GGCTTCAGCGAGCGTCTTGTGACTGCTAGTCGCCCTGCACTTGGTCTCATGTTCACGGAG ACATTAGATGTTCTTCTTCAAGTACTAGTGGTGTTTCCTAATGTAGAGACTTTGCGCAGTAAG GTAACATCATTTGTACACCGCATGGTGGACACTCTAGGAGCATCTGTTTTTCCTTACCTCCCAAAGGCACTGGAGCACTTGCTTGTGGATAGTGAG CCAAAGGAATTGGTTGGTTTGCTTCTATTGCTCAATCAACTGATATGCAAGTTCAACACATTATTCCGTGACATACTGGATGAAGTATTTCCTGCTATAACTGGTAGGATATTAAATATTATTCCGGTAGACACACTCCCTTCAGGACCTGGATTCAATACTGAG GAAAATCGGGAATTGCAAGAACTTCAGCGAACATTATATACATTTCTTCATGTGATAACTACACATGATCTATCTTCTGTATTCCTATCCCCCAAGAGTAGGATCTACTTAGAACCAATTATGCAGTTGCTGTTGTTCACGTCTTGTAAGCACAAGGATATTCTTGTAAGAAAG GCATGCGTACAGATATTTATTAGGCTGATTAAGGATTGGTGCGCGATGCCTAATGGCGAAGAAAAG GTACCTGGTTTCCAGAGTTTTATAATAGAGACCTTTGCTACGAACTGTTGTTTGTACAGCCTGCTGGACACCTCTTTCGAATTTCGTGATGCAAATACT CTCGTTTTGTTTGGAGAAATTGTACTGGCTCAGAAGGTTATGTTTGAAAAGTTTGGCAATGATTTTCTAGCTCACTTTGTCTCAAAGGGTTTTCCAGCAGCACATTGCCCCCAAGATTTGGCTGAGAAATATTGCCAGCAGCTGCAG GGTAGTGATATAAAGGCTTTGAAGTCATTCTACCAGTCACTTATCGAAAGTTTGAGACGTCAGCAGAATGGGAGCCTTGTTGTCAGATAG
- the LOC126609889 gene encoding putative receptor-like protein kinase At1g72540: MSLIKLAFKFFTPSCFNANKPIIDKKSHTSKEISSRRLSLSDLSNSSVCTVLSDLSNSLIGSNLHIFSHNELKKITQSFSKSNYLGEGGFGQVYKGFIDDKLRPGLEAQPVAVKVLDLDGKQGHREWLAEVVFLGQLKHPNLVNLIGYCCEDEYRLLVYEYMERGNLDHQLFKRYGGTLPWLTRIKIAIGAAKGLSCLHEEEKPVIYRDFKTSNILLDLDYTAKLSDFGLAIDGPEGDETHITTRVMGTHGYTAPEYVKTGHLTTMSDVYSFGVVLLELLTGRRSVDDSRHGREQNLVKRFKPFLKDSHKLDRMMDPRLEGQYSTVGARKAAALAHQCLSHNPKCRPTMSSVVKTLEPLMDLTIDIPIGPFVYIVPTEGKDKVGVHRVEREGRAYCDVVKNESTGEEKLVEKKAQGSYRSRKGHLFRNRIKSLRSSTVYSDTAVYRVLGTGLYSPK; encoded by the exons ATGAGTCTCATAAAACTAGCATTCAAGTTTTTCACCCCTAGTTGTTTCAACGCCAACAAACCAATCATAGACAAAAAATCCCACACGTCGAAAGAAATCTCATCGCGGAGACTGTCACTGTCGGATTTGAGTAACTCATCGGTGTGCACAGTCCTCAGTGATCTGTCAAATTCACTTATTGGATCAAACCTTCATATTTTTTCACACAATGAGCTTAAAAAGATTACACAAAGTTTCTCCAAGAGCAACTATCTCGGTGAGGGTGGGTTCGGGCAGGTGTACAAAGGGTTCATTGATGACAAGCTTAGGCCTGGACTGGAAGCTCAGCCTGTTGCTGTTAAGGTCTTGGATTTAGATGGCAAACAAGGACATAGGGAGTGGCTG GCTGAAGTGGTTTTTCTTGGGCAACTGAAGCACCCGAATCTTGTTAACTTGATCGGGTACTGCTGCGAAGACGAATACAGGCTTCTGGTGTATGAGTACATGGAGAGAGGAAACTTAGATCACCAGCTATTCAAAC GTTATGGTGGAACCCTACCTTGGCTAACAAGAATCAAAATAGCAATTGGAGCTGCAAAAGGCCTCAGTTGCCTCCATGAGGAAGAAAAGCCAGTCATATACCGCGATTTTAAGACTTCGAACATCTTACTAGACTTG GATTACACGGCTAAGCTGTCTGATTTCGGTCTAGCCATAGATGGCCCCGAAGGAGATGAAACACACATTACAACGCGTGTCATGGGAACTCATGGCTACACAGCTCCAGAATATGTCAAGACAG GTCATTTAACAACGATGAGCGATGTATATAGCTTTGGCGTAGTTCTTTTGGAGCTACTAACTGGTAGAAGGTCCGTGGATGATAGCCGTCATGGTAGAGAACAGAACCTAGTGAAGCGGTTCAAACCTTTTCTGAAGGACTCACATAAACTTGACCGCATGATGGACCCTAGGCTCGAGGGTCAGTACTCGACCGTAGGGGCAAGAAAAGCGGCTGCATTAGCTCACCAATGCCTGAGCCACAACCCCAAGTGTAGACCAACAATGAGCAGCGTTGTCAAGACCTTGGAACCTCTTATGGACTTGACTATTGACATCCCAATCGGACCCTTCGTGTACATTGTTCCGACTGAGGGAAAAGACAAAGTCGGTGTGCACAGGGTTGAACGAGAGGGGCGAGCTTACTGTGATGTGGTGAAAAATGAGAGCACAGGTGAAGAAAAATTGGTGGAAAAGAAAGCGCAGGGCAGCTACAGGAGCCGAAAAGGTCATCTGTTTAGAAACCGGATTAAGTCATTGAGGTCTAGTACCGTTTATTCTGATACCGCAGTATATAGAGTTCTTGGAACTGGTTTGTACTCTCCTAAATAA